TTCAAGACACTCTAGACGTGAAAAAGGATGTCTCTGATGCATGTGTATTTCAAGGATCCAGGAATATTtatcaattcttttcttttttatcttttcagcTCACTACTATAGTGGATTTGTCAGGGTCATAATCTTTTGGGATAGAATTTTTAAGGCATGACTAGCTTTAATGTACTATTTCTTCAACTCTGTATAATTTGAAAGGTTTTGACTGTTATCATTGCAGGGGTATGTTTTTGTTGATAGGGATGGGACATATTTTCGGCATATTTTGAATTGGCTGAGGGATGGCGTAGTTCCTACTTTGAAGGATTCTGAATATTCGGAGCTTTTACGAGAGGCTGAATATTTCCAGCTTCTTGTGAGCCattctttactttttgtgAACTTCTAGAAATTTCTGACATGCCTTGATTTTGTTCAGAAGATGATATTAtgcaaagataaataagtgtcgATGGTCATTTGATGTTTTGTTTTGACAAGTTCCATTGCCTGCAAAATCTTTTGTTATGAAAGaagtactttttattttttacattataaacTGGGATAAGctgctaaaatttgaaaattttatgggaTGCCTGGAAATGATAGCATCAGCACAGCCCCAAAAGTTGAGATTGCTGATTAATAGGTTCAATCAGTTCTATTTTACTCAGAATCTTCAATTTCACCCTCATTCCATTCTTGGTAAGTTGAGAGTTAAAAGAATATGCAGATGTCATCTATTTTGCTATTCCAGACAGGTGATTGTTTCTGTTACATactgataatataaaaaagagatGTCTCCTTCTTTCTTATGTAAGAACCTTGCTTCTCTGACTCCAGGGACTGATAGATGGAATTAAGGCATCTTTGATCAAGAGGAAGGAGGATGAGGAGATGAGTACTGAACTAAAAcgtattgatattattaaatgcaTACAGTCCGAGAGGGTCAGGTTTCGAGGACTCAATCTATCTGGGCTTGATCTTTCTAAGCTggtaatgtattatatatcaCTACATGACTTTTTTAACTGGTTCAACTGAAGTGAAATCTTTATCTTAGTTCTTAATAGTGTTCAGCTTTGAGTTTGAGCTTTACTCTTATAGAATAAGAGAAATAAGATTAGAATGTccttttagtttcttttttctggcatgttttcctctctctattttttttttttcttttggaaaaaCTGGGGAAGTTCTTTGCTCAATAGCATTTGATCTGTGGGTAACATTTGCTTTAAGATGGCTACAGATAGTGCAACCGGAAAATTGTTTGTTTGACTGTCAAATGACTAtgaatttctttctcatttttctgcGCCCTTCAATTTTCTCCTCCAGTATGAACTCTCCTTGCTTTCCATGTCAATAAATGCAGGATCTATCATTTGTGGACTTCAGTTATGCATGTCTGAGAAATGTGTTCTTCTCACGCGCCAACCTTCAATGTGCCAAGTTCAGGGTCAGTGTGCTTACTCTTTCTAGGAGAAAATATGTCTTTGTGGACTTTTATGATTCTGTATGTGGCTATTCATCATGTAACATTCTACTGTTGGCACAGGATGTGGATGCTGAGGCTTCCATATTTCACAATGCAACTTTGCGAGAGTAAGACTttcttttatgcaattttgtCTTGCCTATTGTCATTTGTCCTCAAAAGATTTTGAGATTATTCTGGAACATGGAGTTGTGGAATCAAAAGCTGCTGGTCCTACTTGAACTTTCATCAAAATCTTAATTTAAGAACTTGTCTTTGTCATCTCTGATGAATTTGTTTAACCTAGGGAAGATGTGAGTTCACTGGAGCTAATCTCCGTGGAGCTCTGTTAGCTGGAGCCAACCTCCAGAGTGCAAATCTACAAGGTACATTTGTAGTATGCATTCTTTTGTACATTTTCAAAAGTTGATTCAAAGAGCTGGAAGAGGCTGGATTAAGTGTAACCAACACAAATTtcttaagaaaaagaagcGAGTTCATCAGAAGTAGGAAACAAACTACTAAATCAAGGAACAAAATTGTCTTCTGCTTAAGGTGCCCTAGAATCTAACTCTAGGAATAAGCTGAATATTTGTGTACATATGTATGTAAACACGCGTACATGCCGACACATATACATAGATATACATATGTACTTAGATACTTATACGCATGCATATTATCGAAGACTTAGTCGGTGCATTTCATAGTGAAACACCTTTAGTCTATTTATTTCTAGTTTAATACCAATGATAGTTCCATGagtataaaaacataaaatgtgGATGAGACGTTCTTAAAGGATTTTTGTTAAGTCACTCTGGAtcaaatttttgttgtgttCACAAACCAAAACCTTAGTCTGACACCAGATAAAATCTCCAATCACTATGTGATCAGGCAATAAGCAATGTACTTGTGGCTATTCTGTTTCTTATGCTGGACTCATTTACTTTACTGTCACTATAaacccttttcttctttccgaAATTATgtacacttttctttttctgctttACTTCTGTGGTATAGCAATATTTAAGTGAATTATGATATCTCCTCATGGATTATCATTTCCAATCACAGATGCTTGTTTGGTGGACTGTAGCTTCTGTGGAGCAGATTTGCGTTCTGCTCACCTGCAGGTTTAGCATGCATAAATACTGCATAATGTAATTTTGTTGACCCATTGTTACTTAACTTTTCCTCTTATATATAACTTTCAGTTATTTATCGACCATAGGAAAGTCCAACTTCCTCATCTGTGTTCACCGTATTAAGTATCCCTAATTTTCAGTTAGACAGTCTGCTTAATCTTGGTGACGTTTCTATTGAATGAAGTACATTTTGAACCATTTGCAGACTGCTGATCTTACCAATGCCAACCTAGAAGGAGCTAATCTTGAAGGAGCCAATTTGAAGGTAAAAGTTCTGTAATTGTTGTGTGCTACTGATTTCCCTTTTTTGTGTAATACCAGAAAggatatttatttgatatttttttcttaacacTGTCTTTCCTTTTTGATGTAAAAGTTCCAAGTCTCAACAACATTACCTACATCAGTTGCCCCGGTCTAGAATACAACATTGATTTGTTTAGTTGTGTGGAAAGTTGCTTTATTTACACTTTGCACTTTTGTGTGATTGTGCTCCACATTAATGAGATAAACTTGGGAAAGGATTGATTTCGTTCCTATCAGAACTTAAAAGTACGGTCACCCACTTGAATCATCTGAATTCCTTAATCCCTCACTCTGTCTCagttgatttttgtttcagCTTTTCTGGTCTAATTGAGTTGACCCATTTAATTCTTATAGCCGTAATCTACacataaaaacatatttacGTACAGTATCAAACTTACATGTTTTTGTGTTAATATATGGATTTCTCTTCCAGAAAATTCAACGATCTCAAACTTTAACTCATCTTCTCAACTTTCTGTGTGCTTTCTCCAGGGTGCAAAGTTAACTAATGCTAATCTGAAAGGTGCAAATCTACAGAGAGCTTATCTGCGACATGTAAATCTTCGCGATACAGTAAGTAACCTACACATCTACCAACAAGGAATTCTTTCTTCCTGTGGCATACCATTTTGACCTAGGATTGTAGGGAACAAAAGCCCTTTGACATCTAACCTTCAGTTAGCTGCAATACTATCTTTCTGTACATGTAACTGAATATGAACTGAAATTTAGTAAAAGATGTCTCctgtatatgatatttttatttcaatttttcttttataaccTCAATAGAACAAGTACCTGATGAGATCTTGGTACCATTAACcttttgcttttatttctttttttttttggggtgggggggggggggggaaacaAATTGACTGATCTTAAATTAAATGCCAAACAGAGTTTTTCACTTACTATgtctataattaattgaatctaAGGTGAGATTCCTTGAAACAAAGTTGAGACTGTTGAATTGTTTGATAAAATAGGGGCTGTCGGTCAGTTGGATGAAGTTGAAGAACGAGCTTTCGTACTAATGTCAactgtaaatatatatagaaaggaTAAAGATATAGGTTATCCGTGATTGCATATTACCACTGCTATGGGTTACACCTGTTTGGTTGAAACTTGATATTGGGTttatacttgatgaaatttgtaCTCGGCCTGCTCCCCTAAACTGTTCATTTCACAGGATTTGGAAGGTGCAAAACTTGACGGTGCCAATTTGTTAGGAGCAATCAGGTGACATGCTCTCTTCCATCCCTATTCTCTCCCACCTGATCAGCATTTGAAACCCACCGAATACAACGTGCACTATAAATATGTGGGTCCGTAAATTAGGGTAACATAGGTGTGGGTTTGTGTATAAACCGTGCTGCTTATTTATTCTGAACATCGTTTAATAGCAAGACAACTCTACTTCAACTGTCAAACTGATGTATATTCACTCTTACtactacaaaataatataatatatatatttggaaacaGCGGACTCTGAATTTCTATACCTATGTTCATTTGGATATATGGTTGTATGAGCATTAGATAGTTACATGCACAAAAGTGCTAGGGGACTTAGTAAATCTGTATTTGACTACCAGTATGCTTCCAGAACTCTTTCAAGCTAAGCTTCAACCTGACCTATATATTGTGGTGTTATCATGAAATCAGCCTAATTCTATTCTAACTTACACAAGTATGTCTTTCCCATGGTAAGCCTGGCGAATCCGCTGCAAACTGGTATTGCATTGCGTATTTCATTTAGTATAAATGTCGGGTATGTAAACTTAATTATGTttcaaaaagatattttattacGTGTCTCGTCTCGGacatatttaacaaaatacgaaatgtaaaattatttagaatagCCAAACTACTAGTAAAGTGGCTGAACAACCATGTCTTACAAAGGGACCACTCTCCTTGAATGACCTAACGCgcctaaaaattatatatcgaTTTAGTAATAGATGAAAATGTGGCAAGTGTCATTTAGGCATAAGAAATGAGGAATATGGCACTCGGGAACTTGAAGCCGCTTGCGTCTGGAAGCTCCGAATTGCAGGAACCggccaaaattattttaatgaagCTGGGGTTTCCCCACGTCCAGATCTTGAAAGATTTGTCTGCTACATCTACGTGCCTTGCAGAATATTGCTGCAACACGGAAATCCAAAACCTTCCCCCACCCTGTTAGTATTTAATCCAGTAAATGAAGCTGTTTCAGGACTTGGATTGCATTTCCTATTTTCTAACttataattggattttttatttcatttcatatatacacGTCACATCAcgtacataaattattttcataaatttgaaattgataatgtaatatttatacacaCGGTACATAcatatgaaatgaaataaaatatataataagaattttaacagaaaattcaatctattCAAAACTCTGTTTTGCAAACTAGATTCAATATATCATGCccgtatataaatattgatatatatgactttattaatttaaagtcggatctataaattaattaattctcgAATATGCAGAGAGagataagaaatataaaatatacactCCACGCGTTGGgagaaaatgaatattttttatttcagataaattgagtatgaaaaatattatacaagtCATATCattatttgacattttaaaACTTAGCTTATACGGAACTATACACGATATCTGAAGATGCATaaagttataataataatcGTGTCGGTGCCAAATCAGTACTTTGATAAAAGATAGAAACAGAGAGTGGTCTTTTAATTAGCCCTTTATTCTTCTCCCAGATATGAAAACAAAATCCACACAGTTTTCCAATTACTAAAGTAANNNNNNNNNNNNNNNNNNNNNNNNNNNNNNNNNNNNNNNNNNNNNNNNNNNNNAGAACGTCGGATTTTTGCTGCATCACCCGCCCATTTAATGCCGCTTGTCAAATTCAAGTGGGAGCATCAGATCTTGATTCATCACTCTTTTCCTGATActcataatttattcttgagtGGTCGGCGTCATGGTCTACCATTCATCTCACAcgcaaaataaattgaaagattatatatatatataaagaaaaataaaatctttggCAAGTCTTgcactaattaattgaataattatccctttatttaGATTATCATTgacaatttttcttaaaaaagaaaatagaaaaaatcagAATCTAGCTCGACCCTGTCAAACAAATCTactttgtataattaaaaaaacaataattatataacgtAATATTATTTAGCATGAGATTGATTAGTCATAACTAGACTttataatcaacattttggTTAAAATGAGAGCaactaacttttattttctgcaaaTTACATCTCTTAAAAGATTGAAATTgttatgaaacaaaaaataaatttattctagtgatgaattataattaaaattttgataaaattataacatgttcaaaataaataaaacttatctCGAGCTTCCCTAGTGTCAGTGTCAACTTAGTTTTTATTAAACCTAATTTGACCTTTGATTTTAAGAGATAATTTTTGAGTTAAAATCGTAGATTGATTAACGTTTGCTAAATTTGATGGTTTATATGTGCTTTTTATTTCCTACtttaagttttaaataaaaaatatatttttttaattttatataaattttcgtgtgaaataataatatgtctGAATTAATAAGAAAGAGATTTAGGAGTGAAAATCAATTTCGTGGTAAAATGATGGTATTGGTGTGCCGCGTACACACCGTGGTCCCATCCGCGTCTAACTAAAGCCAAAATCCTATCCGTTTcagataatatttaaaatttaaaaacaataataatatacccGTATCTTTTTTCCGTGCCTATAAATACTCGGCACACTCCGTTACCATTTCTCATCACAACTCACAAGCACTTGAGAATTCACTTCCACAAACTAGTCAGagaacaaaagagaaaatgtcTGGAATCATCCACAAGATCGAAGAGAAGTTGGGCATGGGAGGCCACAAGGAGGGAGAGAAGCACGGCGAAGACCACAAGGCCGCATCCCATTCCGAGCACAAGCCCGAACACGGGTACGGCGAGCACAAGCCCGAACACGGGTACGGAGAGCACAAGCCGGAGCACAAAGAGGGCCTGATCGAGAAGATCAAGGACAAGATCCACGGTGAGGGTGGGGAGCACGGATCCAAGGacgagaagaagaagaagaaggagaagaagaagcacGAGCACGGCCACGAACATGGCCACAGCAGCAGCAGCGACAGCGACAGCGATTAATTCAGGTATACAGATAGATTTTAAGTTAATTGCTTCCTATTTCTGTCAATGTTTGTGTAGGATGATGTTTGGACTGATTGATTTCTGcaaatttttgttgcttttgaTTCGCAGGTGTGCTTGAATCATGTGATGCTGAGATTATCTACTCTACCGTTGGTTGCTTGCAAATAAGggaagattaaaaaaaaaaaagtttgggGCTGGTGACCTAATTGTGACGAGTATATAGCTTCTACTGTGTTTGGATTGTTGTTTCTACTCCTACTTTGTACTGTGCTACTTCTTCCATCAATAATACTTCCAACTTCTTAATAGTAGTTGTCTTCTTAtgctctttttatttttttgcattgATATTTCTTGGTATTAATgcaaaattatacaaatacagtattttttgaaattatagttataattatatttttttttcaaaggtattttttaaagcaaaattTGCACAAGCACTCCGTGTAAAAGCAAAACATACATACTCtctgaaaaatattgcaataataCCCCTTAAGGGATAGagctataatttataaaagtatgagttatttgtatattttgtcCCCAAGTAGGGGAATTTGTGTGGAAGCtcagccccccccccccccccccccccccttctcttttatattaagaaaatatgatattaactCAATCAATACTTTCTGGGTCTTTCTTAaatgctttaattaattttgccCTCCTACTCTTGAAACCTTCAAACATCCCTAATATGagaatttaacataaattgacaaaaatatttttatgcattaataaataaattaaatatatttaccaCGTACTAGAATCTATATATCCTGTTGAGATGGCCCTTCTCAAGTCAAAGTATCAACAAATACAATAACAATTAAccgatatattatttaaaatgttaatatgTGTCATAGTGCATCGtactttctatatttatttatattatatagaataaagacattatttaataattttatgtgagatttaacttttgattttacaCGGGCAAAAATATGGCATATAAAGTATAATAGGAAGTAAAATAAAGTGTATTCTTTGTATAAGTTATTTTCCTTCATACAAGTTGCATTTTCAGAATCCGTGGGATTGGAAATTTGATGGTTTTAGCAGTAGAGCGGTGTTTGTTACGCTTACTACAatgagaaaaatcaatttaattctagaaaGTATAACTTCAACACATTCAAATATTCCACGATAAATAAAGTCATATCTTATATTAGACTTTATATAAATACGTTAAATGTATTAttggtaaatttaatttctgtgttggatatatttttgaaattatattattcatataaaatgcagtaaaaaaaaggtaattttttaatataatggattcagatataaaaatatataattaaattaattcattacattaaaatatacaaaacaaaaaaaatacacagtataataaaaatacctcCTCCGCCTCAGCCTTCGCCGCCCAGATCTAGGCTGCAACGAGCGACGTTGATAAAAACTGAAATCAAATCCATAAGAGCAGCAAGAAGGAGGAGCAAATATATCTTGAGTGCAATATCTagaaaacttaaaaatgaaGTCTAACATTGGAACTGAAAACGTTCAGCAGCTTAAAAAGAtatagagaagaaaagaagaaagttgTAACTacctgtgtatatatataaatacaagaaatatattttataaatttattaagatcTAAGTCGTTCATTTTAACTAAATGACTAGTAAAAcaagagataaattataaaaaaattaatatcgtTAAAGATAATTGATGGAAGAAGTGCGtgtgtaatatttcaaaaaatacagaggatttttttgcatatatttttaacatccGTCTATCAGGAGGTTGGaaagtatcaaaattttcaacttttgggGTTTCAGTTGCTAAGCCTTGTAATGTGGGGGACCATATGTGTAATACCCCATATCTATGGAccaaatatatgattttgtcACAATACTACTGTACTAGCAAAGTTGACACACTTGATGTCTgtgctttaattttattttatgtcaaattcaacatatttaggcgtaaaagtattttttaatcaatatttaattttttttagtaattatatgGAAAATATAAAGATGAAGATACACAAAGCACAACACAATATAGGAGAcgaaaaaatagcaaattaaaacttcactattattttttctttgatatatTGTACACTTTTCATgcttattaaataaatttagatatttgaataaaagcGTAGGCATATTTAGACTTTGAAGCACTAAAACGAAAGGAATAATTGCACTATCCTTTCTTgagattttgtataattatgtataaattttttataatttgaaaaaattatgtttaatacACATAGCGTTTATTTtctcatctaataaataagttcatccgttagttaaaattcactaaatttttttatattaacaaagaaaCTAAATAGAAGTTAGTATTtgccctcgattgacttattactaatttattacaggttaaacatttttttctaactaaactaccttcataaaagtaaatatatatatcccgATATGTATTGACGTGTGAAGATATACTagaacaatttaattataaaaatttatttaacttgtaaTAAATAGATCAATTGAGGTAAATATGTATTCAtatccaataattttattgatattgataaattttgactaacgaaataacttatttataagattGAAGCATACCTcataagtattaattttttaaattataaaaaatttatgagtaATTGCACAAAATTTcagaggggagtgtaattatccaaaaaaaaaaaaaaaaaaaataatagtccGAATGTGGGTTGTATAGACTATAGAGTAGACCTATCTAAGGGGTCTCCTTTGTTTCTCGGCCATATTTCTTCTGGGCTTACAACAGATAAGACTTGCTCAAACACGCTGCAGGCTGTGGCCTTGGTCCACAATTTTTGCCAACTACTACAACTTGTAGTGTCtgcttattattattattacaacaacTTGTAGTGTCTgcttcttattattattacaacaacTTGTAGTGtctacttattattattactacaaCTTGTAATAtctacttattattattatccacATTAGAGTGAGAGTCACAGCGACAGTGACTAGTTATTAACTGCTGATCATATGcaactattaaaaatttgatgtcgTTCATATGATTATGTACccattgaattattaaatcaatatagGTACGAGTTTACATGAGCAGCATCATCAAACCCGGCCGACTGCATTTACCACTTTGTATTTGTTTGTGATCTTTATGATCTCTCTTTCTCATGCAATATTCTTAGCCAAGGTAGATTTGACACATTGTTTGGGAGTTGAGGTTAAAGAAGGAGATACAAATGTTATAGCACCCGTTTGGCTCTGCGATCAACTAGAACAACCCATGAGTACATGAAAACATTCGAAGTATACATATGTTtcttaaaataagtttgagatATTGTGCGTCGCAACGTCACTTAATTATGTAAGTACTGCtataagatttttttcaaTACATCTGTGTTATATTATAATGTCACATTAACGCGTGTATTGTatgtaattttacttttaaattataatttaatttaattatatatatatttaatataaaagagaatacatactaattattcatttaatgatattaatatgTGACACGAAATTATAATAGAAGAACGAAATAAGTGCCATATGACTTTTTCCGAAGCTGAAGGCaactattatttctttattggtGTGAAACCCAACCCAATTAATGCATCAACTTGCAATAAAAGccaattgaaatataataatataaattcattctgaattgaaatatataaatgtaaattcaTTCTGTTTAATGTTTGGTACACATCTAAGTACGCGGGTTTCAATTCCGGCTGCTCCAACTTCAAGTCAACCTTAAGTGGTGGGATTCATGTCCGCATTCACTCTCGGCTTTGCTTGCTgcttataaatttgaaatcagGTCAAggtgtgcatatatatagagagagagtggaAGACATACAGAGGAGAGgagagaaaaacatatattgtATAGAGGTACTATAAAAATGTCGAAAATCATTCACAAGATAGAGGAGGCtttccaccaccaccaccaccacaagGACGAGGACGAGGACGAGGACGACAAGGCCGAAGAATCCGTCGAGCACAAGCCGGAGCACGTCAGCCATAGCGAGCAGCTGAAGGAGTTGATGcacaaaatcaagaagaagATAGGCGGCGGCCATGGCAAGAAACGTCGGAGCAAAGGGCATTATAAAGAAGGAGAAGAATATAAGGAAGGcaaagaggaggaggaggaagaagaaagtcAGAGCGAGAGCGAGAGCGGGAGcgaagaagaggaggaggaggaggaaggtGAGGGTGGTGGTGAATTTGAGTTCGAGTTTTAGATGAAGTGAtcgttttttaatattctcttTTAAAGATATCAATGTGTAAGTGCTTATGCAATGGatgttttctaatttaatgtttgttgtaatttaatttatttgatgagtGTGCATGTGTTTTTGCAtgtatataatacaaatatttttggttaatGCATGATGGATTAACACAAGCTGTGTATTAATGTTCGAGTGATTCATCAAATGTAATAATGCTGTGAAATAATTAAGGTTTCTCCCTACCTATTTACTTCTCCATATATTTTGGGTTAACGTAAgatgaattaattatcttcttcttctctttattttccCCCAATTATGGGAGAGTTTTGTTCATTACAAGgttaataaattcattcaaaaataataaataaattacaacgagctcttttaaagttaaatacaattaaatattctttcattatttaaaaaatttaatatacctCAAATGTTTGATAAAACGATATAATCCTTAAATAGAGACTTAAAATTATCGATTTTGCtcttgctgttttttttttttttaattttcttaaaaaaatttattaaaaaatcggGCGACgtgaatcaaattttttaaaaattataaaaacaaaattttcactttgtctataaaaaaaataagaacaatgaaattataatttataatgcataagagcattttgatcaattcacgACAACAATTAGATCAAAACTTAATAGATTGGGCTAGATATTGGAAGACTATTAAATTGAaagagtattaataatttttcaaataacgagagaataattataattatatcaaattttaagagattCGTCTGCACTTATGAAACACGGCACCCATCAT
The nucleotide sequence above comes from Sesamum indicum cultivar Zhongzhi No. 13 linkage group LG11, S_indicum_v1.0, whole genome shotgun sequence. Encoded proteins:
- the LOC105173923 gene encoding FH protein interacting protein FIP2 gives rise to the protein MNLNFNTSSSVVRLNIGGKKFCTTIDTLTQREPDSMLAAMFSGRHAVHQESDKGYVFVDRDGTYFRHILNWLRDGVVPTLKDSEYSELLREAEYFQLLGLIDGIKASLIKRKEDEEMSTELKRIDIIKCIQSERVRFRGLNLSGLDLSKLDLSFVDFSYACLRNVFFSRANLQCAKFRDVDAEASIFHNATLRECEFTGANLRGALLAGANLQSANLQDACLVDCSFCGADLRSAHLQTADLTNANLEGANLEGANLKGAKLTNANLKGANLQRAYLRHVNLRDTDLEGAKLDGANLLGAIR
- the LOC105173924 gene encoding protein SRC1 codes for the protein MSGIIHKIEEKLGMGGHKEGEKHGEDHKAASHSEHKPEHGYGEHKPEHGYGEHKPEHKEGLIEKIKDKIHGEGGEHGSKDEKKKKKEKKKHEHGHEHGHSSSSDSDSD